The following proteins are encoded in a genomic region of Streptomyces gobiensis:
- a CDS encoding glycosyltransferase family 4 protein: MRKTLIVTNDFPPRPGGIQAFLHSMALRLDPERVVVYASTWNRTEEGRAATACFDAEQPFTVVRDRATMLLPTPRVTRRAVSLLREHDCSAVWFGAAAPLGLMAPALRGAGARRLVATTHGHEAGWARLPAARGLLRRIGEAVDTMTYLGEYTRSRIAEALTAEAAARMVQLPPGVDEKTFHPGSGGDVVRERLGLTERPVVVCVSRLVPRKGQDTLILAMPRILAEVPDAVLLIVGGGPYEKELRRLAARTGVADAVRFTGAVPWEELPAHYGAGDVFAMPCRTRRGGLDVEGLGIVYLEASATGLPVIAGDSGGAPDAVLEGETGWVVRGGSGGAEDIAERVAALLRDPALRRRMGERGRDWVEERWRWDLLAERLRALL, encoded by the coding sequence ATGCGCAAGACGTTGATTGTCACCAATGACTTCCCGCCCCGACCCGGCGGTATCCAGGCGTTCCTGCACAGCATGGCGCTGCGGTTGGACCCCGAGCGGGTCGTCGTCTACGCCTCCACCTGGAATCGAACCGAGGAAGGCCGCGCGGCCACCGCCTGCTTCGACGCGGAGCAGCCGTTCACCGTGGTACGTGACCGCGCCACCATGCTGCTGCCGACGCCGCGGGTGACCCGCCGGGCGGTGTCCCTGCTGCGGGAACACGACTGCTCCGCGGTGTGGTTCGGGGCGGCCGCGCCGCTTGGCCTGATGGCCCCCGCGCTGCGTGGGGCGGGAGCGCGGCGGCTGGTGGCGACCACGCACGGGCATGAGGCGGGCTGGGCGCGGCTTCCGGCTGCCAGGGGGCTGCTGCGGCGGATCGGCGAGGCCGTGGACACCATGACCTATCTCGGTGAGTACACCCGCTCCCGTATCGCCGAGGCCCTTACCGCCGAGGCGGCGGCCCGGATGGTCCAACTGCCTCCGGGCGTCGATGAGAAGACCTTCCACCCGGGCTCCGGCGGCGATGTGGTGCGGGAGCGGCTCGGGCTGACCGAGCGCCCTGTGGTCGTCTGTGTCTCCCGGCTGGTGCCGCGCAAGGGGCAGGACACGCTGATCCTGGCCATGCCGCGGATACTGGCCGAGGTGCCGGACGCGGTGCTGCTGATCGTTGGCGGCGGACCGTATGAGAAGGAGCTGCGGAGGCTCGCGGCGCGGACCGGGGTGGCTGACGCGGTGCGCTTTACCGGGGCGGTGCCGTGGGAGGAGCTGCCCGCGCACTATGGCGCGGGCGATGTTTTCGCGATGCCCTGCCGGACCCGTCGGGGCGGGCTCGATGTGGAGGGGCTCGGCATCGTCTATCTGGAGGCGTCCGCCACCGGGTTGCCGGTCATCGCCGGCGATTCGGGCGGTGCGCCGGACGCGGTACTGGAGGGGGAGACCGGGTGGGTGGTGCGGGGTGGCAGTGGTGGTGCGGAGGATATCGCTGAGCGCGTTGCCGCGCTGCTCCGGGATCCGGCGCTGCGGCGGCGGATGGGGGAGCGGGGTCGGGACTGGGTCGAGGAGCGGTGGCGCTGGGACCTCCTAGCCGAACGCCTCCGGGCTCTCCTCTAG
- a CDS encoding glycosyltransferase 87 family protein, whose translation MRLTVTAWAATRTVLLLCVFKLITLPGPDITSDVSVIYQGWYEVLRTGTFPLDDVSWQYPPAAALAILSPALLPFLEYPAAFFALVCLTDAVVLALLLGAGRRDGRSLAGAWVWVAGVPLLGPTAYARYDLMVTAVAVGALLAAVRHPRTAGALAAFGALLKVWPALLLLGIARGRRARAAWGAAVVTAALLTALLTVTMPGALNFLTFQRDRGIEVESLGALIFHVARHYGWEGEVLLNYGSMEFLGPYVAGVSTASMALTAVAFGWLLWWRLRAVEWTPTSYADAAFAAVLLFTTTSRVISPQYMLWLVGLAAVCMTLRSSRQVRPTLLVLAATGVTLLEFPLGFVHVVTSDALGITLMVVRNGLLVAASVLSALGLWHSTVTEPGRRRAAAAADAEAPEPPGERTSRLLTW comes from the coding sequence ATGCGCCTGACCGTCACCGCCTGGGCCGCCACCCGGACCGTGCTGCTGCTGTGCGTCTTCAAGCTGATCACGCTGCCGGGGCCGGACATCACCTCCGATGTCTCGGTGATCTACCAGGGCTGGTACGAGGTGCTGAGGACCGGCACCTTCCCGCTGGACGACGTCAGCTGGCAGTATCCGCCGGCCGCCGCGCTCGCCATCCTCTCCCCCGCGCTGCTGCCGTTCCTGGAGTATCCGGCGGCCTTCTTCGCGCTGGTGTGTCTGACGGACGCGGTAGTGCTGGCGCTCCTGCTCGGCGCGGGCCGCCGGGACGGCCGTAGCCTCGCCGGGGCCTGGGTATGGGTCGCCGGGGTGCCGCTGCTGGGACCGACGGCGTACGCGCGATATGACCTGATGGTGACGGCCGTCGCCGTGGGCGCGCTGCTGGCCGCCGTACGCCATCCGCGTACCGCCGGGGCGCTGGCGGCCTTCGGCGCGCTGCTGAAGGTGTGGCCCGCGCTGCTCCTGCTGGGTATCGCGCGTGGCCGACGGGCCCGGGCGGCCTGGGGCGCGGCAGTGGTCACAGCGGCGCTGCTGACCGCGCTGCTGACCGTGACGATGCCGGGTGCGCTGAACTTTCTCACCTTCCAGCGTGATCGGGGCATCGAGGTCGAGTCGCTGGGTGCGTTGATCTTCCATGTGGCGCGGCACTACGGCTGGGAGGGCGAAGTGCTGCTCAACTATGGGTCGATGGAGTTTCTGGGCCCGTATGTCGCCGGCGTCTCGACCGCCTCCATGGCGCTGACGGCGGTGGCCTTCGGCTGGCTGCTGTGGTGGCGGCTGCGGGCCGTGGAGTGGACGCCCACCAGCTACGCGGACGCGGCCTTCGCCGCGGTGCTGCTGTTCACCACCACCAGCCGGGTGATCAGCCCCCAGTACATGCTGTGGCTGGTCGGGCTTGCCGCGGTCTGTATGACGCTGCGCTCCAGCCGTCAGGTGCGGCCCACGCTGCTGGTGCTGGCGGCGACCGGGGTGACGCTGCTGGAGTTCCCGCTCGGGTTTGTCCATGTGGTGACCAGCGATGCCCTGGGCATCACGCTGATGGTGGTGCGCAACGGTCTGCTGGTGGCCGCCTCGGTGCTGTCCGCTCTGGGGCTGTGGCACTCGACGGTGACCGAGCCCGGGCGGCGCCGGGCGGCGGCCGCTGCCGACGCCGAGGCCCCGGAACCGCCCGGGGAGCGGACTTCTCGCCTGCTGACCTGGTGA
- a CDS encoding NlpC/P60 family protein yields MVSHRSHRGSPQPGLGRGARVTVLSAAAGAAAAMTAAPVGAEPGEPSTATLNARVDRLYEQAERATEKYNAAAERVARLRGQAERAQDRTARGQSEVNRMREALASMAGAQYRSGGVDPTLALMLSEDPDNYLNKAAALDRISSRQSGKLRELQRAQRFLGQERTEAAQKLVQLEEQRKELKKHKKSVQRKLRAAQRLLNQLAPEEREERQRASRQGDRSAPELAGTGAPSARAAVAVGAAQRALGSPYAWGQAGPHGFDCSGLTQWAYQRAGVSLPRTSQAQAYAGQRVPMSQARPGDLVVYRGDASHIAMYVGNGRVIHSPYPGARVRYDPVNMMPVNTVTRP; encoded by the coding sequence GTGGTGTCGCACCGTTCTCATCGAGGAAGTCCACAGCCCGGCCTCGGCCGAGGAGCGCGGGTCACCGTACTGTCGGCCGCCGCGGGCGCCGCCGCCGCGATGACCGCCGCCCCGGTGGGCGCCGAACCTGGGGAGCCCTCCACCGCCACCTTGAACGCCCGGGTGGACCGGCTCTACGAGCAGGCGGAGCGGGCCACCGAGAAGTACAACGCGGCCGCCGAGCGGGTGGCCAGGCTCCGCGGTCAGGCCGAGCGTGCCCAGGACCGCACCGCACGGGGCCAGTCCGAGGTCAACCGGATGCGCGAGGCGCTGGCCTCCATGGCGGGGGCACAGTATCGCTCCGGGGGAGTGGACCCCACCCTCGCGCTGATGCTCTCCGAGGACCCGGACAACTATCTGAACAAGGCCGCCGCCCTTGACCGGATCAGCAGCCGCCAGTCCGGCAAGCTGCGGGAACTCCAGCGTGCCCAGCGCTTCCTGGGCCAGGAGCGCACCGAGGCCGCGCAGAAGCTTGTTCAACTGGAGGAACAGCGCAAGGAGCTCAAAAAGCATAAGAAGTCCGTACAGCGCAAACTGCGCGCCGCCCAGCGGCTGCTCAACCAGCTGGCGCCCGAAGAGCGGGAGGAGCGGCAACGAGCCTCCCGCCAGGGCGACCGCTCGGCACCGGAGCTCGCCGGTACCGGTGCCCCCTCCGCGCGGGCCGCTGTCGCCGTGGGCGCCGCCCAGCGGGCGCTCGGTTCGCCCTACGCGTGGGGCCAGGCGGGGCCGCACGGCTTCGACTGCTCCGGGCTGACCCAGTGGGCGTACCAGCGGGCGGGTGTCTCGCTTCCCCGTACCTCACAGGCGCAGGCGTACGCCGGACAGCGGGTGCCGATGTCCCAGGCCCGCCCGGGCGATCTGGTGGTCTACCGGGGTGATGCCAGCCATATCGCGATGTACGTGGGCAACGGCCGGGTCATCCACTCGCCTTACCCCGGTGCCCGGGTGCGCTACGACCCCGTCAATATGATGCCGGTCAACACGGTTACCCGGCCCTGA
- a CDS encoding NlpC/P60 family protein: MASHRRPKQPSRTRTTVLTATAAAAVAMSTHAAQADPTPDPNKKGVKAEIDRLHEEATQATEKYNGANEKQKKLQKQVDRLQDTVARGQGELNELRNGLGSMATAQYRSGGLDPSMQLFLSSDPDEYLAKAATLDQLSNKQLGELKKIQAKHRTLEQQRGDAAGKLKELADTREELASKKKEIQGKLAKAQKLLNTLNAKERAALAAEEERANRASERTNLGNEASASQRAAAALNAAKTRVGMPYVWGATGPNSFDCSGLTSWAYNQAGVSIPRTSQAQANAGTRINSMSALRPGDLVLLRSDLSHVGFYAGNGQMLHAPKPGASVRYESISGSGMPFMWGVRIG; encoded by the coding sequence GTGGCGTCCCACCGTCGTCCCAAGCAGCCGAGCCGCACCCGCACGACCGTGCTCACCGCGACCGCGGCGGCCGCTGTCGCCATGTCCACCCACGCGGCACAGGCCGATCCCACGCCAGACCCCAACAAAAAGGGCGTCAAGGCGGAGATCGACCGGCTGCATGAAGAAGCGACTCAGGCGACTGAGAAGTACAACGGCGCCAACGAGAAGCAGAAGAAGCTGCAGAAACAGGTCGACCGGCTGCAGGACACCGTGGCCCGTGGCCAGGGTGAACTGAACGAACTGCGCAACGGTCTGGGCTCGATGGCGACCGCGCAGTACCGCAGCGGTGGCCTCGATCCGTCGATGCAGCTCTTCCTCTCCTCCGACCCGGATGAGTACCTGGCCAAGGCGGCCACACTCGACCAGCTCAGCAACAAGCAGCTCGGTGAGCTCAAGAAGATCCAGGCGAAGCACCGCACGCTGGAACAGCAGCGCGGGGACGCCGCCGGGAAGCTCAAGGAGCTCGCGGACACCCGCGAGGAGCTGGCCAGTAAGAAGAAGGAGATCCAGGGCAAGCTCGCCAAGGCCCAGAAGCTCCTCAACACCCTGAACGCCAAGGAGCGGGCGGCGCTGGCCGCCGAGGAGGAGCGCGCCAACCGGGCCAGCGAGCGCACCAACCTCGGCAATGAGGCCAGCGCCTCGCAGCGCGCCGCGGCCGCCCTCAACGCGGCCAAGACCAGGGTCGGTATGCCCTATGTCTGGGGCGCCACCGGCCCCAACTCCTTCGACTGCTCCGGACTGACCTCCTGGGCCTACAACCAGGCGGGGGTCTCCATCCCGCGTACCTCGCAGGCCCAGGCCAACGCCGGTACCCGGATCAACTCCATGAGCGCTTTGCGCCCCGGTGACCTCGTCCTGCTCCGCAGCGACCTCAGCCATGTCGGCTTCTACGCGGGCAATGGGCAGATGCTGCACGCCCCGAAGCCCGGCGCCAGCGTCCGCTATGAGTCGATCAGCGGCAGCGGCATGCCTTTCATGTGGGGCGTCCGCATCGGGTGA
- a CDS encoding NYN domain-containing protein, giving the protein MEERTGGEPEAERPGGGADEALDRPLPERVRRRVVAFTGDAIGGLTIAELPAPLRQYARFTPTRRAKYGGNAMAAALESDTVFRQRIAGRLRELEPELAEAIEGGTPPAAADPVEVAAAAYVLRPEGWVKLVAAAGEEAQRAQAQRAGEEAERELARLREELAQARATARSEAERARTDLEAARKEAEALHRKLRSALSDVKRGEAAVRKVRAELAEFRSQAAARKTAADSEARRLKARLAEAESALEASRRAVREGRSVEDMRVRLLLDTVLDAAQGLRRELALPPAMQHPADTVDAVEPGHLTPKDIAHRALSEEDPALLDQLLALPQAHLVVDGYNVTKTGYPSLPLEKQRLRLLGGLAVLAAQSGAEMTCVFDGAELDSPVLLAPPRGVRVLFSKPGQTADELIRQLVRAEPQGRPIVVVSTDREVADGVAEAGARPVASALLLKRLART; this is encoded by the coding sequence GTGGAGGAACGGACGGGCGGTGAGCCGGAGGCCGAGCGGCCGGGTGGCGGCGCCGACGAGGCGCTCGACCGTCCGCTGCCGGAGCGGGTACGGCGCCGAGTGGTGGCGTTCACCGGGGATGCGATCGGTGGGCTGACCATCGCGGAACTTCCCGCTCCGCTGCGGCAGTACGCCCGTTTTACCCCGACCCGCCGAGCCAAGTACGGCGGCAACGCGATGGCGGCGGCGCTGGAGAGCGACACGGTGTTCCGGCAGCGTATCGCCGGGCGGCTGCGTGAGCTGGAGCCCGAGCTGGCCGAGGCGATCGAGGGTGGCACACCCCCGGCGGCCGCGGACCCGGTGGAGGTGGCCGCGGCCGCCTATGTGCTGCGGCCCGAGGGCTGGGTCAAGCTGGTGGCCGCTGCGGGCGAGGAGGCGCAGCGGGCGCAGGCCCAGCGGGCGGGTGAGGAGGCCGAGCGTGAACTGGCACGGCTGCGCGAGGAGCTGGCGCAGGCGCGGGCCACGGCCCGCAGCGAGGCCGAGCGGGCTCGTACGGATCTTGAGGCGGCCCGCAAGGAAGCGGAGGCGCTGCACCGGAAGCTGCGCAGCGCGCTGAGCGATGTGAAGCGCGGCGAGGCGGCGGTACGCAAGGTACGCGCCGAGCTGGCGGAGTTCCGGTCACAGGCGGCGGCGCGCAAGACGGCCGCCGACAGCGAGGCGCGGCGGCTGAAGGCGCGGCTGGCGGAGGCGGAGTCCGCGCTGGAGGCGAGCCGCCGGGCGGTGCGCGAGGGGCGCAGTGTCGAGGACATGCGGGTCCGGCTGCTGCTGGACACCGTGCTGGACGCGGCCCAGGGGCTCCGCCGGGAGCTGGCTCTGCCACCCGCGATGCAGCATCCGGCCGACACCGTCGACGCTGTTGAACCAGGACATTTGACGCCGAAGGATATCGCGCACCGCGCGCTTTCGGAAGAAGACCCGGCGCTGCTCGATCAGTTGCTGGCGCTGCCTCAGGCGCACCTGGTGGTGGACGGTTACAACGTCACTAAAACGGGTTATCCTTCGCTGCCGCTGGAGAAGCAGCGGCTGCGGCTGCTCGGTGGCCTCGCGGTGCTGGCGGCGCAGTCGGGCGCGGAGATGACCTGTGTTTTCGACGGTGCCGAACTGGACTCGCCGGTACTGCTGGCGCCACCTCGGGGCGTAAGGGTCCTTTTCAGCAAACCGGGGCAGACTGCCGATGAGTTGATCCGTCAGCTGGTGCGCGCGGAGCCCCAGGGGCGCCCGATTGTGGTGGTTTCAACCGATCGGGAAGTCGCCGACGGGGTGGCCGAAGCGGGAGCGCGCCCAGTGGCATCCGCCCTTCTGCTCAAACGACTTGCGCGGACCTGA